CAAAAAATCGACAGATTCGACATTCTTTTTGCAGATGAGGCTGACCAGGCGCCCTCCTACCAGAAGATGGTCAACAGTACAGTGGACCTGTCCAAGGAATTATTCGAATCTTACCGAATCTCCCGCAAAATCCCGCTGGCGGATATCCGCAAGGAGGTGCTTCCGGTCATCCAGGAGATCTCGCGCAACCCGGATATCTTCGCCTTGTTCCATTCGGTGCAGGGCAAGGATGATTATACATATGAGCACAACATCGGCGTTGCGGTGCTCTCTACCCTAATCGGCAGATGGCTGGAGATGAGTGAAGCGGAGTTGTCCGTGCTCTCCATGGCTGCCACTCTGCATGACATCGGCAAGCTGAAGATTCCCTCAGAGCTGCTGAATAAGCCCGGCAAGCTGACGGACGAGGAATACACCCAGGTGAAGAAGCACACAGTCTACGGCTACGAGATCCTCAAAGAAACCACCGGAGCCAATTCACGCATTGCCCTGGTGGCGCTTCAGCATCATGAACGTAATGACGGCAAGGGATATCCGCTGGGCCTGAAGGACGAACAGATCGATCCGTACAGCAAAATTGTGGCCGTGGCGGATATTTTTCATGCGATGTCCAGCAAGCGCCCGTATCATGAACCGACGCCGTTCCATATGATTGTGGATCAGATGAGAAGAGGCAGCTTCGGCGCGCTGGACCCGCATATTGTAACCGTTTTTCTGGAAAATATCGTGAAGCGGTCAGTTGGGCGTGAAGTGGTCCTAACCGATGGCCGGGTCGGCGAGATTGTCTACTTGAACCCGCATGATATCGAGACTCCGCTGATCCGCATCGGGGATGAATATATTGATCTCAGCAAAAGAACGGAGCTTAATATCCGGGAGATCAGTCTCTGATTCCGATCTACTTGTTGAAATAATCGGCCACTCCCTCAGCGACTGCCTGAGCTGCCTTGCGCTGATAAGCCGCCTTGCGTACAATCGATTCGTCGTACGGGTTCGACAGGAAGCCCAGCTCTACAAGAGTGGCCGGCAGCGGATTCTCCCG
The sequence above is a segment of the Paenibacillus sp. FSL R7-0204 genome. Coding sequences within it:
- a CDS encoding HD-GYP domain-containing protein; the protein is MDNDLGRTIKNDLINAYGVTVIPAGSRLNAEHLELIRKQKIDRFDILFADEADQAPSYQKMVNSTVDLSKELFESYRISRKIPLADIRKEVLPVIQEISRNPDIFALFHSVQGKDDYTYEHNIGVAVLSTLIGRWLEMSEAELSVLSMAATLHDIGKLKIPSELLNKPGKLTDEEYTQVKKHTVYGYEILKETTGANSRIALVALQHHERNDGKGYPLGLKDEQIDPYSKIVAVADIFHAMSSKRPYHEPTPFHMIVDQMRRGSFGALDPHIVTVFLENIVKRSVGREVVLTDGRVGEIVYLNPHDIETPLIRIGDEYIDLSKRTELNIREISL